One part of the Dehalococcoidia bacterium genome encodes these proteins:
- the nuoH gene encoding NADH-quinone oxidoreductase subunit NuoH: protein MRLLNWYDFDPFRELYEWLAKHTEDWVVYLVSAIVGCVGILTFVGLGALINVWLERRIIGRMQVRRGPNRVGPWGLLQPVADAIKLIQKEVLQPDLADSKLFSLPPILVFIPAMLSFAVFAWAPDMVLANLDVGVLYLLALSSITALAVFIAGWASNNKYALLGAMRVIAMMVSYEAPMVMALLGPVLFVGTMSVAGLVAWQSHYGPLAIYVPISLVVYIVSATAELNRTPADIAEAESEIVAGYHTEYSGMKWGLFYAVELVNSLAVSAIVASLFFGGWWLGGLEEFVPPWIIFIVKTYIFYFGLIWLRGTLPRFRIDQLMALAWKMLLPLGLINAGILATEVLIWREADLGDWVLAVFAVVNIALAAGLLILFFRVITARLYRLPRRPVLVPTIQVPSLPAPKTTASLNPPAAAP, encoded by the coding sequence GTGAGGTTGCTCAACTGGTACGACTTCGACCCCTTCCGCGAGCTGTACGAGTGGCTCGCAAAGCACACCGAGGACTGGGTCGTGTACCTGGTCAGCGCGATTGTGGGCTGTGTCGGCATCCTGACGTTTGTCGGCCTGGGCGCGCTGATCAACGTCTGGTTGGAGCGCAGGATTATCGGCCGGATGCAGGTGCGCCGCGGCCCGAACCGGGTGGGCCCCTGGGGCCTGCTGCAACCAGTGGCGGACGCGATCAAGCTGATCCAGAAGGAGGTCCTGCAGCCGGACCTGGCCGATAGCAAGCTCTTCAGCCTGCCGCCGATCCTCGTCTTCATCCCGGCGATGCTCAGCTTTGCCGTGTTCGCCTGGGCGCCCGATATGGTCCTCGCGAACCTCGACGTGGGCGTCCTTTACCTGCTAGCGCTTTCGTCCATCACGGCGCTGGCGGTCTTCATCGCTGGTTGGGCCTCGAACAACAAGTATGCCCTGCTCGGGGCGATGCGCGTGATCGCCATGATGGTGAGCTATGAAGCGCCGATGGTCATGGCGCTGCTCGGGCCAGTCCTCTTCGTTGGCACCATGAGCGTGGCCGGGCTTGTCGCCTGGCAGTCCCATTACGGGCCGCTGGCGATCTACGTCCCGATCTCGCTCGTGGTCTACATCGTGTCCGCCACGGCCGAGCTGAACAGGACGCCGGCGGACATAGCCGAGGCCGAGTCCGAAATCGTTGCCGGTTACCACACCGAGTACTCGGGCATGAAATGGGGCCTGTTCTACGCCGTGGAGCTCGTGAACTCGCTCGCCGTCTCGGCGATCGTCGCCAGCCTCTTCTTCGGGGGCTGGTGGCTCGGCGGCCTGGAGGAGTTCGTCCCGCCCTGGATCATCTTCATCGTGAAGACCTACATCTTCTACTTCGGGCTGATCTGGCTGCGCGGGACGCTGCCGCGCTTCCGGATCGACCAGCTGATGGCGCTGGCCTGGAAGATGCTGTTGCCCCTGGGGCTGATCAACGCCGGCATCCTTGCCACGGAAGTGCTGATCTGGCGGGAAGCGGATCTGGGCGACTGGGTCCTGGCCGTATTCGCTGTCGTGAACATCGCCCTGGCTGCCGGCCTCCTGATCCTGTTCTTCCGCGTAATCACCGCAAGGCTGTACCGCCTGCCGCGGCGCCCGGTCCTGGTGCCGACAATCCAGGTGCCTTCGCTGCCTGCGCCCAAGACCACAGCTTCGTTGAACCCGCCGGCGGCCGCGCCTTGA
- a CDS encoding NADH-quinone oxidoreductase subunit D, with translation MRTPPYVVNIGPQHPSTHGVFRVKATLDGERVIAAEMVLGYLHRSMEKLAEERTFTQNIPFTDRMDYLAAMTGNLGYCLAVEKLAGIEVPERAQYLRVIFAELQRIASHCMANGTFVNDCGAWQTPLMYMFRERERILDLFEMTCGARLTTNYMRIGGVSFDVPDEWYPAIESLINDLPERIAEYEDLLLDNEILLARGRDVGVLKPDVAINASASGPLLRGCGIAWDIRKADPYCVYDRMQFDIPVGHNGDCFDRFVVRMEEMKQSLRIIRQAYEELPGGPVNVPIPLALRPEPGEAYARIESPKGELGFYVVSDGGPTPYRWHVRSPSFINLTVLNDMVVGHSLADAIVTLGSIDINVGEIDR, from the coding sequence ATCCGCACTCCTCCCTACGTCGTCAATATCGGGCCGCAGCACCCCTCCACCCACGGAGTCTTCCGCGTGAAGGCGACCCTGGACGGGGAGCGCGTAATCGCCGCCGAGATGGTGTTGGGCTACCTGCACAGGAGCATGGAGAAGCTGGCGGAGGAGCGCACCTTCACCCAGAACATCCCCTTCACCGACCGGATGGACTACCTGGCGGCGATGACAGGGAACCTCGGCTACTGCCTCGCGGTCGAGAAGCTGGCCGGCATCGAGGTGCCGGAGCGGGCGCAATACCTGCGCGTCATCTTCGCCGAACTGCAGCGCATCGCCTCACATTGCATGGCGAACGGCACCTTCGTGAACGACTGCGGCGCCTGGCAGACACCCCTGATGTACATGTTCCGCGAGCGTGAGCGCATTCTGGACCTTTTCGAGATGACTTGCGGCGCCCGCCTGACCACGAACTACATGCGCATCGGCGGCGTGTCGTTCGACGTGCCGGACGAGTGGTACCCGGCGATAGAGTCTCTCATTAACGACCTTCCAGAGCGCATCGCCGAGTACGAAGACCTGCTGCTCGACAACGAAATCCTCCTGGCCCGTGGCCGCGACGTCGGCGTACTGAAGCCCGATGTCGCCATCAACGCTTCTGCCAGCGGCCCCCTGCTGCGGGGCTGTGGCATCGCCTGGGACATCCGCAAGGCCGACCCTTACTGCGTCTACGACCGCATGCAGTTCGACATTCCCGTGGGGCACAACGGCGACTGTTTCGACCGCTTCGTGGTGCGCATGGAGGAGATGAAGCAGAGCCTGCGCATCATCAGGCAGGCCTACGAAGAGCTTCCCGGCGGGCCTGTCAACGTCCCTATCCCCCTGGCCCTGAGGCCGGAACCCGGAGAGGCGTACGCGCGCATCGAGTCGCCCAAGGGTGAGCTTGGCTTCTACGTGGTGAGCGACGGCGGCCCGACGCCCTACCGCTGGCACGTCCGCTCGCCGTCGTTCATCAACCTGACGGTGCTGAACGACATGGTCGTCGGCCACTCGTTAGCCGACGCCATCGTGACCCTGGGAAGCATCGACATCAATGTGGGGGAGATCGACCGGTGA
- a CDS encoding NADH-quinone oxidoreductase subunit C, which yields MTLALTGTQVAGRLRSAFPDAVIAEDDVSVTVRAERIVEIALYLRDDPDFDCKYLNSLTAVDWIDYFEVVYHLSSLARNHALTLKARADRTRAGVPSVISVWQGADLQEREVFDLMGITFEGHPRMKRIFLWEGFPGHPLRKDYLALPGGYKPGLQRFPYEFPEGQSEYPYLGRSPHADLMLGTAHLEAEAEPELSGPPPADARPVQPTAGLAVPQGEEPGKQAARAGKETDLEVVAEKANEDDVP from the coding sequence ATGACCCTGGCCCTCACGGGAACCCAGGTCGCGGGGAGGCTCCGGTCAGCCTTTCCGGACGCTGTCATCGCCGAGGATGACGTCTCCGTCACGGTGCGCGCCGAACGCATCGTCGAAATTGCCCTCTACCTGCGAGATGACCCTGACTTCGACTGCAAGTACCTGAACAGCCTGACGGCGGTGGACTGGATCGACTACTTCGAAGTCGTGTATCACCTGTCGTCGCTCGCCAGGAACCATGCTCTCACGCTCAAGGCCCGCGCCGACCGGACCAGGGCCGGCGTGCCTTCGGTGATTTCAGTCTGGCAGGGGGCCGACCTGCAGGAGCGCGAGGTCTTCGACCTCATGGGCATCACTTTCGAAGGCCATCCGCGCATGAAGCGCATCTTTCTCTGGGAGGGCTTCCCAGGCCACCCGCTGCGCAAGGACTACCTCGCCCTGCCCGGCGGCTACAAGCCGGGACTACAGCGGTTCCCGTACGAGTTCCCGGAAGGCCAGAGCGAGTACCCCTACCTCGGGCGCTCCCCCCATGCCGACCTCATGCTGGGCACGGCCCACCTCGAGGCTGAGGCTGAGCCGGAGCTCTCCGGCCCGCCGCCGGCGGACGCGCGCCCGGTGCAGCCGACCGCCGGCCTTGCGGTGCCCCAGGGCGAGGAACCCGGCAAGCAGGCGGCCCGCGCCGGCAAGGAGACCGACCTGGAGGTGGTCGCGGAAAAGGCGAACGAGGACGACGTGCCGTGA
- a CDS encoding NADH-quinone oxidoreductase subunit A, with protein MLNEFGRVGVLFFFAILFPSIPLVASLAFRVLKIRPEAPDPVKTAIYECGVETEGDSWVQFNFRYYLIALLFVIIDVEVVFLYTWAVAFRDQLVVGFIEAMTFIAILAVGFVYAWRKRALEWR; from the coding sequence GTGCTAAACGAGTTCGGGCGAGTCGGAGTCCTGTTCTTCTTCGCCATCCTGTTTCCCTCCATCCCGCTGGTAGCGTCGCTCGCGTTCAGGGTCCTGAAGATCCGCCCGGAGGCGCCGGACCCGGTGAAGACAGCCATCTATGAGTGCGGCGTGGAGACCGAGGGAGACTCCTGGGTGCAGTTCAACTTCCGGTACTACCTCATCGCCCTGCTGTTCGTAATCATCGACGTCGAGGTGGTCTTCCTCTACACCTGGGCCGTGGCCTTCCGGGACCAGCTCGTGGTCGGCTTCATCGAGGCCATGACCTTCATCGCCATCCTCGCTGTCGGCTTCGTTTACGCCTGGCGCAAGCGCGCGCTGGAGTGGCGATGA